The DNA window CCATCTTAGCATCATTCAACCAAGTGCCAAAGGAAGCCTTGAGTTAGCCAAGCTTCACTAGGATCACTTGAGTACTGGTCATTTCAAGCCTTCTGAGGAAGCTTGTTTAAGCTTATCCTGAGCAAAGCTCTAAAATCTCAAAAGTGATACACGGAACATAATGCCCAAATAACAGGAGGATATGTCaactaaaaaaatcttaaaCACAATCTAAAGTACCTTTTATAAGAATCCAAAGCCTATAGTGCTGGCTCCTACTCCAAGTGCTCACACGTCAAATGAGAGTATGACACTATCCCGGCATAGCTTGTTCGCTATCCATTCTGATTCAAACTTAATAAAGGGATCTTAAAACTATTCAAATTAGTAAAGCTATAATGGCTGTTTTTTTCTGATAAAAGAATCGCAATTCAGGCAAACACAGTAATCTGCTCTAGCATTAAAGTTAGATATACAAAGACAGCTAGAATCTGCAAGgaatcaaaacactaaaaatgGGTTACAAAAGCACTCCACGGTAACAGCATAAGAATAGATACTTCAACATTACATGATTTAAAAGGGTATCCAATTGAACCATCCAATGGTTGAAAATGCATGAGGACTAACTGTAAGACAATACTATATCAAACAAGTACAGAAGACAAACAATGAAAGCACAAAATTAGGTTAAGTGGACATCTACAGGCACACCTACCCAAGTCATACAATGCGACCATAGATTCAAAGGATGCAAGACAGGATCATTTTGGGAAAAGTTCACCAAATCTCCAAAAAACAAACTCATTTGAGCACAACAATGCACTTGCTTCAGCCTTAAACTCGTTCACAAATGCAACATTAGTGTGTGACGTTTGCACACGTTACCTGCGGGTCAGGTGAacccacatgtttttttttttttttggcaatcaTAGAAGACCATTTCTATCAACGCTCTAATCCTGGTTCAGCAAAGGGATTGACCCATAGGGTTCTAAATCTAGCTTCAAAAACATGCAATTAGGAAGGTGTTGTCCAATTGTTCAAAAGCATTTCTACCTGACAATAAAAAGGCATATTCACACTTAATATGCACAATGCAGATGCGCATTCACATCCCAAGTGATGGAAACACGGCACAAACATCCAACTGGACAAGGCTAAAGGACTAAATTCCAGCCAAACCTATAGGATTAACTCGACAATGAATTAGTAGAAAATTAAGGAGCACGATTCAAATACATCGGTACGGCAGCTAGATCCCCAAAAATGGATCTAATCAGAAAAGCATTGTGGATGAAGGGGGTCGAAGAGGCATTATTACCCTAGCGAGACTGTTGAGCCGCGAGAAGCCTAATCGCTGTCCTCCCCGTCCCCGGCCTGGTGGCCGCGAGCCatgtcgacgtcgacgtcggcgtcctcgtcgtcgtcgtcctccgcggCCTCCTCCGGCGGCACCAAGTAGGCcccgggctgcggcggcgcgcggcggcgggtccGCGAGGGGAGGATGTTGTTGAGGTCGACCTCGGCCAGCGGGTCGTCGCAGAAcccgtcgtcgctgtcgtccccgccaccgccgccgccgcctcccccaccttcctcgtcgtcgtcgtcgtcgtcgtcgctgctgtcctcgtcgctgccgccgccctcctcctcctcctcgtcctcgtcctcgaccaccatcttccccttccccttgtCCGCAGCCCGCGCCctggcggcctcctcggcggcggcctcgtcggcgtcggggcGGGCGGACTTGGGTGGCGGGTCGAGCGGGGCGAGGTCGGTGGCCTCGGCGTCGGGCTTGCGCTttgccggcgagggcgagggcgagggcgcggGGTCGGTGGCGGGTGCCTCGTCGGTGGCCGCCATCGCGGAGGGGAGAGCTAGGGTTCAAGGAGACAGCGCGAGCGAcgcgaggaaggaggagaggaagaggaagagggggagacGCCGAGATGGTgggtgttgtgttgtgttgtgttgatTTGCGAAGGGGAGAAGAGATGGGCTTTCGATGTTGTGGATTCTGCTGAGAGGTGTTGTTGGGCCCCGAAACAATTGCAGGCACAGGCCCATGAAGGTTGTGGGGCATCATCCGTTTTGCCATGGGCCATGGGCCAGCTTAGCTTGGTTTATTGCGAAACGAAGCGGATTATTAGCATATGCTcgattaaatattatatattcttttagaaaaaatgaactaatatgtttttaaacaaatttcctatttaaatattttttgaaaaaataatgataaaataaataaaaaatatatatttcttttgaataataaaattaattaaatgtatgtttaaaagttaattacatcatatattaaaaagaaattaagagAGTACGGTATCTTATGTTAGCAAAATTAGTAGGCTTTTTATTCAAGTACCTTTATATTACATCTTCAGGTTTATGCATCTAAGTTGCGCACAGCCAAGCTTCTTATGCCAAAGCAAGAAAGAAATTCGATTAAGTACCTAAACCAATAGTGCCAAAAGTCTAACCACATTAGCACGGGAGGTTACATTtgtggctaattattttttcgttGGTATAATAGACATGTCCATTGACAGCGAAGAGTCTATATATGATATGGcgacttcgtcaatcttaaaatatgtcGGTCTAATCTTTTGAATGTACTTATACTATACGAAGGGTGAGCGTGTGCACATTTATAGGAGTGATTATGTGTGTTATAAACATTTACGTTTTTACCatgttaatatatatacatatatatatatatatatatatatatatattcatactACATTTGGTTCTAAAGTTTTCTTCATCTTTATCCAGCGTACTTAGATGTCACACTTCCAAAAAAAGGTAGCTATAGTACGCTAGAGTACACGGGGCGGGCATTGGTGTGGTATAGGCAACTTGTTTTCTCGCCTTATAAGTTTTTTTCTGTCACCACCGTACATATATTATATAGCACGAATCActtctttaattttttcttacttTCAAATAGTTGACATGTGTGTGCCCTTCCCGAGAAATTTTCTTCCATTTAATTACGACCCTCCACACTCCTCTGCTTTTTTGAGTGACATAAATCgagtttttatatataatttagtcAATTTAGATTGGATGGTACAATGAGGCAGTACAGTAATTGCTCTAATACGCATATTTTCGGTCAACATGGCCaatttatttttccaaaaaaaaacggTGGTGGAGTACCCTTTGGTACGTTAATATAACGGACATCAACGTTTCTCGTACAACAACGGCATCCCATCGTTTCGCCTATAGCTTCCAATAATTCCattttagttatatttttttcttaatgtttaatagaaaaagaagaaaattcttctttattttttttcaaattctaAAACTGGATATTGGCTCAAAGATAATGAGATATATTTTCTCTTCAACGGATATTTAAATAAAGGACttgttataataaaaataagcactttatataaaaaaaatcttttttttgttgatcAACAAGAAAAGGGGATCTTATCAAACCAACTAATTCtacaaaattaaaattgaaaGAAAGATAAAGTAAGTGGACCTAACTCGATGCCCATATCTGCTAACACTTATTAGTTGCTAAAAATTAATTTGTGGATAGAGGTTTTTAGATGTATGTTTTTAGTGGCTTAATAGTCagatgctgaaaaataaacaattGTGAAGAAAAACTCATgaactttaaaattaatttctaaattttaaaatttttggctATGCGCGATTGATAAGCTAAAGAGCAAGAAAATATATCCCCTGTTTTTCTTTGGTTGGaattgattattattattatttacagTACTTGTATACACTAGGTGGTACAGTACTATAGGAGGGGAAGGACCGAGAAGTGGAGGAAAATATATATCACGCACAGTAAgaggcatttaactatttgccaccttTAAGATGTGTTAATTAAGAATTTGTTACTTGCAATCTATTACATGTGGATCCTCGTATGAATCCAGCGACAAATACTTAATTGTCAATTATaagagtggtaaatagttaaatacttcctccgttttatattataagactttctagcattgtccgtattcatatatatgttaataaatctagacatatataaatgactagattcattgacatatatatataaatgtggacaatactATAAAGTCTTATAAGCTGAAACGGGATTATATGTCTTTCGTCACAATAGTGTGTACGCATGGATGGAATTGCACAGactgatgatatatatatgggtGTGTTCGCATCTTCTGGTTGGGAATTCTCCCCCTTggtacggaaaacggagcagtcaattagcacatgattaattaagtattagctaattttttttcaaaaatagatcaatatgaatttttttaaacaacttttgtatagaaactttttccaaaaaacacaccgtttagtagtttgaaaagcgtgcacgcgaaaaacgagggagaggagtTGGGAAAACTGTGATAAGAACACAGCCATATGCTGTCGGCTCGAACCGAGCACACATACACGCAAGGCCAACAGCGAGAGGAAGGAAATTAGTCAGGAATAGCCGCATTGAAGGAAGCAACGCAGAAGAACACACACAACACACCTGCGCGCATGTGGTATACGTGCATAGCCGGCCACCGGCCGGTCGACGATGactttttcttcttcatcatcatcttcttccgaTTACACGACACGCACATGCATCactatacacacacacattaaTATCACACTCACACCATATGAATTAATATATCCATGCATTAACACATGTTCTAATCGATGGAAACCGACGGGACATTTTTGATCTCACTGAAAGAAGTAACGTTAACTATATGGCAGTGGGACAAACCAACTTGGTAAGTATGCTTCTTTCTAAATAACTATTATCCTAAAATTCTAATAAATTCCTCTCACTTAATAAGGGTTGGTTGGGAGTTGTTGAGGTAAGATGAGAATAAATTTGAAAGAGAATGGTTGGAgtgagggggagaagaggaaaTGTGTGGATGAATTAAGCATAACAGACATGTATTGGTCGATAAGGATAGAATATCCGCTACATCATCATGTAGTGAATGCTTGCAAAAATAGACATTATATATCATTGTACTTGTATTTGGTAGTTTGGCTGCACAAAACATATATACTTAGATGCCTACAGTTTGTCCCTAACCGATCCTACAATTTAACGTATGACTTCAGTTAGTACTGATACCTTAACTTGTAATACATAATActccaaatgattttaaatgaaaaGATCATCAACTTGCAAGCTCATTGAGATATACAACTTTGATATATATGGCATCATCTGACGtctttttctaagaaaaaatgTAGATCTTACAAGTTGAAATGTATTTTCTGACATGTAGACAATATCAATTGAAAAGTTGttaacaaagttgtagatcatGCCATTGAGATctgcaattttcatatagaccATATATCCATCAAAGTCATTAAAATTTCGAAAAATTAGTTTGTAAAATAGATCTGATAACTTTGTAATGCATAATCTAGCATGTAAGCAATATTAATTAAAAACATTgtcaactataaaattattatagATCGTGTCGAGATCAGTACAACTTTGATACATAACATGTCTCCatcatttttgaaaatttatttttaaatatatttgaaacATGTACTGCATATTAAGAGACACGTGTGAATGGgagtaaccttttttttttttgaaaactatgGGAGTAACCATTGACGCaggtatatatatgtgcctCTCGTATGTGGTAGGTATCCCATACACTTGTTATGAAACTCCATAATATTGTGTGTGCCACTTATTAATGATTATGTGGTAGTGTGTATATTTAAAACTAGGTGATTCCCTACACCTTGCTGCGAAAATTACTAAGCAATTTTTCCGACAATCAAGctagagggaaaaaaataataaaacatcaaGATTTACCAGTAattatcatgaaacaaacaaataatacTCGTGTTTTAAtgtgaaacatattgataagtatatgttaaatattataaaagtgatagataaaattattaaaatattgtgcaaataATGTGAGGGATGATGATTGgatatacttgcatgttgatttgtagaattaaataaattgtagatgatgttgtatgcttgcatgggttaaatatgtaattattgctagtggatgatgatgtggcatgatTGCGTGTTGAGCTTTAAACTTAATGGgctataactttatagaaagtatagatatgCAACCAACACATTTGTCATATTTACTAAATCAATAATAATATCCCATGCAACGCCCTCGCTAACCATCAACTTGTGTGATCACTTAGTAGGAGACCACGCTAATTAAGA is part of the Oryza glaberrima chromosome 4, OglaRS2, whole genome shotgun sequence genome and encodes:
- the LOC127772277 gene encoding histone H2A.Z-specific chaperone CHZ1, whose translation is MAATDEAPATDPAPSPSPSPAKRKPDAEATDLAPLDPPPKSARPDADEAAAEEAARARAADKGKGKMVVEDEDEEEEEGGGSDEDSSDDDDDDDEEGGGGGGGGGGDDSDDGFCDDPLAEVDLNNILPSRTRRRAPPQPGAYLVPPEEAAEDDDDEDADVDVDMARGHQAGDGEDSD